The Toxorhynchites rutilus septentrionalis strain SRP chromosome 3, ASM2978413v1, whole genome shotgun sequence genome includes a region encoding these proteins:
- the LOC129776236 gene encoding uncharacterized protein LOC129776236, with the protein MMNLKSHIGEELTTLTDPQLSEPYSVLGNGDCWINNMMFAYKDGYPVDIILLDWQISRYVSPALDLLYFIFCCTDEKLRRQHYNALIHLYYASLKELLERLGGDTARQFPFTALFQQLQTCGKFGLLMAVLIVPLLYTNKTDLPTIDAEAEKLDETKQMDLPSGMNEQSGAKYRK; encoded by the exons ATGATGAATCTCAAAAGCCACATAGGTGAAGAACTGACAACTCTAACAGATCCACAGTTGAGCGAACCGTATAGCGTTCTAGGCAACGGCGATTGTTGGATCAATAATATGATGTTCGCTTACAAG GATGGTTATCCCGTGGATATCATTTTGCTGGACTGGCAAATCTCCCGATACGTTTCTCCAGCTCTAGACCTGTTGTATTTCATTTTCTGCTGTACCGACGAGAAGCTCCGCAGACAGCACTACAACGCTCTAATACATCTTTACTACGCATCATTAAAAGAACTCCTCGAAAGACTGGGAGGCGACACGGCAAGGCAATTTCCATTCACAGCGCTGTTTCAACAACTGCAGACGTGCGGCAAGTTTGGCTTGTTGATGGCGGTCTTAATTGTACCGCTCTTGTACACCAACAAAACAGACCTCCCTACTATTGACGCCGAAGCAGAGAAGTTGGATGAGACCAAACAGATGGATTTGCCATCCGGGATGAACGAGCAATCGGGGGCAAAGTACAGGAAATGA
- the LOC129774261 gene encoding uncharacterized protein LOC129774261: MVAPAIFYRSQLGDFGRIDGLRYNVYLQPLFLGDCLLLTHDRSILSLPHKNVQFSHVLVDSLAGGFDLRPVTVDGDEVEVVDEFVYLGSLITADNNTTKEIQRRIQAGNRAYFALRKTLWSRRIWRRTKLTVYKTLIRPVVLYGLETVTLLTEDIRALAVFERKVLRTIFGGVQTESGEWRRRMNHELQALIGEIPIVQLAKVGRLRWAAHVARMPDDSAVKSDLFNDPAGTRNRGAQRARWFDQIEPTCE, translated from the coding sequence ATGGTTGCCCCAGcaattttctatcggtcgcagctaGGGGACTTCGGGAGGATTGACGGACTTCGGTACAACGTCTATCTGCAGCCGCtctttctgggtgattgcctgctgctcacaCATGACCGGTCTATCTTGTCACTTCCGCATAAGAATGTCCAATTTAGTCATGTACTTGTTGACAGTTTGGCTGGTGGCTTCGACCTCCGACCAGTGACAGTAGACGGCGATGAAGTGGAAGTGGTTGATGAATTCGTGTACTTGGGATCTCTGATCACCGCCGACAACAATACCacgaaagagatccaacgacgcATTCAAGCTGGAAATCGTGCATACTTTGCGCTCCGCAAGACGCTTTGGTCAAGGAGAATATGGCGTCGCACAAAGCTAACGGTGTACAAAACCTTAATAAGACCAGTGGTCCTTTATGGACTCGAGACTGTGACGCTGCTCACGGAGGACATACGCGCTCTGGCCGTCTTTGAGCGGAAAGTGCTGCGGACTATTTTTGGTGGAGTACAAACGGAGAGCGGAGAGTGGCGCAGACGTATGAACCACGAGCTACAGGCACTAATTGGAGAGATTCCCATTGTACAGCTGGCGAAAGTCGGGAGGTTACGGTGGGCCGCACATGTCGCGAGGATGCCAGACGACAGTGCAGTGAAATCCGATCTCTTCAATGACCCCGCCGGCACCAGAAATAGAGGGGCTCAACGTGCCAGGTGGTTCGACCAGATCGAACCGACTTGCGAGTGA